The following coding sequences are from one Microcoleus sp. bin38.metabat.b11b12b14.051 window:
- a CDS encoding pentapeptide repeat-containing protein: protein MQLEAIPVPSVAAQTQQLDIHLSLNFNEHWEPLLGGRVKFGLQGGTLKLSLENCEIPVASRQLVGDFALSSIESSTEVLLNESQHENAENLDDTDGTLCHVSTVGDDTKPAWIFSLKRGKPVLKGLLKSAKIGGFEAKPLRIAAVFEVAKEDIYLTDAEGLWPHDITPNQHSVLERILTVYLQANKLQPALSWALLSYNLPAVEAPEVEIVAEAEAQLQEMVDRIISAETDDFAELAKIANLNPAEDFAGGSLRGTSLSAVDFSSANLPGANFRGANLNDADFSDANLQNSKFGGADLSGAFLGNADLSGADLYRASLALANLSGADLSGANLLEVNLTNANFSGANVESARFGNNSGLAEDVKLNLQQRGAIFETVDS from the coding sequence ATGCAACTAGAAGCAATTCCAGTGCCGTCGGTTGCAGCCCAAACCCAGCAGCTCGACATTCACTTGAGCCTCAATTTTAACGAGCACTGGGAGCCGCTGCTGGGCGGTAGGGTAAAATTTGGCCTGCAAGGCGGGACGCTCAAGCTAAGTCTGGAAAACTGCGAAATCCCCGTAGCATCGCGTCAGTTAGTCGGCGATTTCGCGCTGTCATCAATCGAAAGCAGCACAGAAGTTTTGTTGAACGAAAGTCAGCATGAAAATGCGGAAAATTTGGACGATACAGACGGCACGTTGTGTCACGTTTCTACAGTGGGCGACGATACAAAGCCTGCTTGGATTTTTTCCTTAAAACGAGGCAAGCCAGTATTAAAAGGTTTGCTCAAAAGTGCTAAAATAGGAGGATTTGAAGCGAAACCACTGCGAATTGCAGCGGTTTTTGAAGTTGCGAAAGAAGATATCTATCTCACAGATGCGGAGGGTTTGTGGCCGCACGATATCACACCCAATCAACATTCGGTTTTAGAAAGAATCTTGACTGTATATTTGCAAGCAAATAAACTGCAACCGGCTCTGAGTTGGGCGCTTTTATCTTACAATTTGCCTGCGGTGGAAGCGCCAGAGGTGGAAATTGTCGCGGAAGCCGAAGCTCAATTGCAGGAAATGGTCGATCGCATTATTTCCGCTGAAACCGACGATTTTGCCGAACTGGCAAAAATCGCAAACCTCAATCCAGCAGAGGATTTCGCGGGCGGTAGCTTGCGCGGGACGAGTTTAAGTGCAGTGGATTTTAGCAGCGCCAATCTCCCGGGAGCCAACTTCCGCGGTGCAAACTTAAACGATGCGGATTTCAGCGACGCCAACCTGCAAAATTCCAAATTCGGTGGTGCAGATTTGAGCGGCGCTTTTTTAGGAAATGCCGATTTGAGCGGCGCAGATTTGTACCGCGCCAGTCTGGCTTTAGCAAACCTCAGCGGCGCAGATTTGAGCGGCGCAAATCTGCTCGAAGTGAACTTAACAAATGCTAATTTCAGCGGTGCTAATGTCGAGTCAGCCAGGTTTGGGAATAACTCGGGACTGGCGGAGGATGTGAAGCTAAATTTACAGCAACGAGGAGCGATTTTTGAGACAGTTGACAGTTGA
- the tnpA gene encoding IS200/IS605 family transposase, translating into MRDNFTQLYVHFTWATWDRLPLITPDIQQLIYAAIIAECQKLGCTVIAVGGIEDHVHLLTGFPTTLAVFEIIKQVKGSSSHLITHEIKPGDFLKWQGSYGAFTVSRDGLDVVTKYIKNQAVHHKEKSMIPHWELTHKPLDNLNRP; encoded by the coding sequence ATGAGAGACAATTTTACGCAGTTATATGTCCATTTTACTTGGGCAACTTGGGATAGATTGCCTTTGATTACTCCTGATATTCAACAACTTATCTATGCAGCAATTATTGCAGAATGTCAGAAGTTGGGATGCACTGTGATTGCTGTTGGCGGTATCGAAGATCACGTTCACCTGTTAACAGGTTTTCCGACTACTTTAGCGGTATTTGAGATAATTAAGCAAGTCAAGGGCAGTTCTTCCCATTTAATCACTCACGAAATTAAACCGGGTGATTTTTTAAAATGGCAAGGCAGCTATGGGGCATTTACTGTTAGCCGTGATGGGCTCGACGTTGTGACTAAATATATCAAAAATCAAGCTGTTCACCATAAGGAGAAATCAATGATTCCTCATTGGGAACTGACTCACAAACCACTAGATAATCTCAATCGCCCGTGA
- a CDS encoding zinc-dependent alcohol dehydrogenase family protein → MKAIVFETPGSPSVLKLQDIPAPTIQTETEVLVRLRAAGLNPIDTKLRSRGTFYPEKSPHVLGCDGAGVVEALGDAVQSVQVGDEVFFCNGGLGGSIGTYAEFAVVDERFLAIKPAALSFAEAAGAPLVLITAWESLYDRGRLQAGQVLSKKVLILAGAGGVGHVAIQLASLQGAEVCTTVSSQAKAEICSSLGADSVILYKNTDVVDQVLTWTQGQGVDLAFDTVGGESFYQIIPAVKIYGDLVTILEPDPALGNLKTARMRNLRISLELMLTPMLQGLVEEQQQQAKILQQCARLCDRNLLKIHVSQTFPLEQAQAAHELLETGSVTGKIVLEIVGD, encoded by the coding sequence ATGAAAGCGATCGTTTTTGAAACCCCCGGAAGCCCGTCCGTATTGAAATTGCAAGATATCCCCGCCCCTACTATACAAACAGAAACTGAAGTTTTGGTGCGGTTGCGGGCGGCGGGACTCAATCCGATAGATACTAAGTTGCGATCGCGTGGCACTTTTTACCCGGAGAAAAGTCCTCACGTTTTGGGGTGCGACGGTGCGGGAGTAGTAGAGGCCCTCGGTGATGCTGTGCAGAGTGTCCAAGTCGGAGACGAGGTTTTTTTCTGCAACGGAGGTTTGGGCGGGTCGATCGGTACTTATGCTGAGTTTGCCGTTGTAGACGAAAGGTTTCTCGCCATCAAGCCTGCTGCATTAAGTTTTGCTGAGGCGGCGGGTGCACCATTAGTTTTAATTACAGCGTGGGAATCGCTCTACGATCGAGGGCGCTTGCAAGCTGGCCAGGTGTTATCAAAGAAAGTGCTAATTTTAGCAGGTGCAGGCGGTGTCGGCCACGTCGCGATACAGTTGGCTTCCTTGCAAGGCGCTGAGGTTTGCACCACTGTTAGTTCCCAAGCAAAAGCCGAAATTTGTAGCTCTTTGGGTGCTGATTCAGTTATTTTATACAAAAACACTGATGTTGTCGATCAGGTTTTGACTTGGACTCAGGGACAAGGAGTTGACTTGGCCTTCGATACAGTCGGGGGAGAAAGTTTTTACCAAATAATTCCGGCTGTGAAGATTTATGGAGATTTGGTAACAATTTTGGAGCCCGATCCGGCTTTAGGCAATTTGAAAACAGCGAGAATGCGTAATCTGCGAATTAGTCTGGAATTAATGTTAACACCGATGCTGCAAGGTTTGGTGGAGGAACAGCAACAGCAGGCGAAGATTTTGCAGCAGTGCGCTCGTTTGTGCGATCGTAATTTATTGAAAATTCACGTCAGTCAAACTTTCCCTCTAGAACAAGCTCAAGCCGCGCATGAGTTGTTAGAAACAGGTTCAGTAACGGGTAAAATAGTGCTGGAAATTGTAGGTGATTGA
- the argJ gene encoding bifunctional ornithine acetyltransferase/N-acetylglutamate synthase has translation MSDWKEIGGGVTAPRGYRASGITAGLKPSGLPDLSLILSEVDAIAAGVFTTSTVRAACVDYCRQRLQAKPSAKAILCNAGQANAATGELGLADALESAKLLGEALNIPSESILLASTGVIGQRIKMEPLRAGIPRLVAEASATGSDAAAKAICTTDLVPKTIALETMFGDRPVRIGGICKGSGMIHPNMATMLAFVTCDAAVSSHLWQEMVSRAANRSFNQITVDGDTSTNDSLIALTNGQSRTPAITEMGPEAEKLEAMLTEVCVHLAKAIARDGEGATCLVEVQVSGAADEVSASKIAKTIVGSSLVKAAIFGRDPNWGRIAAAAGRAGVPFEQENLRIQLGDFLMMENGQPKEFDKSVASNYMKAAAAGEYLKEDTVLIQVSVGNGGGFAKAWGCDLSYDYVKINAEYTT, from the coding sequence ATGTCGGACTGGAAAGAAATTGGCGGCGGAGTTACAGCACCCAGAGGATATCGAGCATCGGGAATTACAGCGGGTTTGAAGCCTTCAGGCTTGCCGGATTTAAGTTTAATTTTGTCAGAGGTGGACGCGATCGCCGCGGGAGTCTTCACCACATCCACAGTCCGGGCTGCTTGCGTGGACTACTGCCGCCAGCGCTTGCAAGCTAAACCCAGCGCCAAAGCAATTTTGTGCAATGCCGGACAAGCTAATGCTGCTACTGGCGAACTAGGTTTGGCAGATGCCCTCGAAAGCGCGAAATTGTTGGGAGAAGCGCTGAATATTCCTTCAGAATCGATTCTGTTGGCCTCCACGGGCGTGATCGGACAGCGGATTAAAATGGAGCCGCTGAGGGCGGGAATTCCGCGATTGGTTGCTGAGGCCTCGGCAACTGGTTCTGATGCTGCTGCTAAGGCTATTTGTACGACTGATTTGGTGCCGAAAACGATCGCCCTAGAAACCATGTTTGGCGATCGGCCGGTACGCATCGGCGGCATTTGCAAAGGTTCGGGAATGATTCACCCAAATATGGCAACAATGCTCGCATTTGTAACTTGCGATGCAGCAGTATCGTCGCATTTGTGGCAGGAAATGGTGAGTCGGGCGGCTAACAGAAGTTTCAATCAAATTACTGTTGACGGCGATACCAGTACCAACGATTCGCTAATTGCTTTGACTAACGGCCAATCTCGCACGCCTGCGATTACAGAAATGGGCCCGGAGGCTGAAAAATTAGAGGCGATGCTAACAGAAGTTTGCGTGCATTTGGCAAAGGCGATCGCCCGCGATGGCGAAGGTGCAACTTGTTTGGTAGAAGTGCAAGTTAGCGGCGCCGCCGACGAAGTTTCTGCGAGTAAAATTGCCAAAACAATTGTCGGTTCTTCTTTGGTGAAGGCTGCTATTTTTGGACGCGATCCGAATTGGGGCAGAATTGCGGCGGCGGCGGGACGCGCGGGAGTTCCTTTTGAACAAGAGAATTTGCGGATTCAATTGGGAGATTTTTTGATGATGGAAAACGGACAACCGAAGGAGTTTGATAAATCTGTTGCGAGTAATTACATGAAGGCTGCGGCTGCTGGTGAATATCTGAAGGAAGACACGGTTTTAATTCAGGTTAGTGTCGGGAATGGCGGCGGTTTTGCGAAGGCTTGGGGATGCGATTTGAGTTACGACTACGTGAAGATTAACGCTGAGTATACGACTTAA
- a CDS encoding Uma2 family endonuclease: MTAENFSSPDQNIQLSGISEQTYETLLAEFSNPSLRLTYNGGHLEILEPSPEHQFYKTIISRFVETLAEEFGVNIAAVGSTNFQRAELSITKPNECFYIQNFCAIQNPKNINTSQNPPDLVVEIDIASCSQNSLQVYADVGVPEVWIYNGERLIINRLENRAYVSSESLRDSSAARSLAFPAVNILEIVNFLQQAETMDYLEVVKAFRNWVKSEILPINKLS; this comes from the coding sequence ATGACCGCTGAAAATTTCTCCTCGCCAGACCAAAACATCCAGCTATCGGGTATCAGCGAGCAAACCTACGAAACCTTGCTCGCCGAATTCAGTAACCCCTCACTGCGGCTGACATACAATGGTGGCCATCTCGAAATTCTGGAACCTTCGCCAGAACACCAATTTTACAAAACAATAATCAGTAGATTTGTCGAGACCCTAGCTGAAGAATTCGGAGTTAATATTGCAGCGGTCGGTTCCACAAATTTTCAGCGTGCAGAACTCAGCATTACCAAACCCAACGAATGTTTTTACATCCAGAATTTCTGTGCAATTCAAAACCCAAAAAATATCAACACGAGTCAAAATCCGCCGGACTTAGTAGTGGAAATTGATATCGCGAGTTGTTCGCAAAATAGCTTGCAAGTTTATGCCGATGTCGGCGTGCCGGAAGTTTGGATTTATAATGGGGAACGGCTGATTATCAACAGATTAGAAAATAGAGCCTACGTTTCGAGCGAGTCCCTGCGGGATAGCTCCGCCGCGCGTAGTTTAGCCTTTCCCGCCGTAAATATTTTAGAAATTGTCAATTTTTTACAACAAGCAGAAACAATGGATTACTTAGAAGTAGTTAAAGCATTTCGGAATTGGGTAAAAAGTGAAATACTACCAATTAACAAGCTCAGCTAG
- the gatB gene encoding Asp-tRNA(Asn)/Glu-tRNA(Gln) amidotransferase subunit GatB produces the protein MTAAAPVKTQYEAIIGLETHCQLSTNTKIFSSSSTEFGNAPNTNIDPICMGMPGVLPVLNQKVLEYAVKAGLALNCEIAPYSKFDRKQYFYPDLPKNYQISQFDLPIATNGWLEIELVDKTGNSTRKKIGITRLHMEEDAGKLVHGGSDRLSGSTYSMVDYNRAGVPLIEIVSEPDLRSGAEAAEYGQEIRRIVRYIGVGDGNMQEGSLRCDVNISVRPVGRKEFGTKVEIKNMNSFNAIERAIDYEIERQIEAIENGETILQETRLWDENKQCTFSMRLKEGASDYRYFPEPDLPPIEVSTEQLHDWKAQLPELPASKRHRYESDLALSPYDARVLTDDKAVAEYFEKSIAAGAATKQAANWVMGDITAYLKNQKLAIAEIPFQPQDLAELLALIDAGTISGKIAKDILPELLASGGSPQKLVESKGLIQISDTGAIDRAIDAAIAANPKELEQYRAGKTKLLGFFVGKVMKETGGRADPKLTNELLAAKLNTPG, from the coding sequence ATGACTGCTGCTGCACCAGTTAAAACTCAGTACGAAGCCATTATCGGTCTCGAAACACACTGTCAATTGAGTACGAATACTAAAATTTTCTCCAGTTCTTCTACAGAATTTGGCAATGCCCCAAATACAAACATTGACCCAATTTGTATGGGAATGCCTGGAGTGTTGCCAGTATTAAATCAAAAAGTGCTGGAGTATGCAGTGAAAGCAGGGCTGGCTCTCAACTGCGAAATCGCACCTTACAGCAAGTTTGACCGCAAGCAATATTTCTATCCGGATTTGCCGAAAAATTATCAAATTTCTCAGTTCGATTTGCCGATCGCTACTAACGGTTGGCTGGAAATTGAACTGGTGGACAAAACGGGCAATTCTACTAGAAAAAAAATCGGGATCACTCGCTTGCACATGGAGGAAGATGCCGGGAAATTAGTTCATGGCGGCAGCGATCGCCTCAGCGGATCTACTTATTCAATGGTGGACTACAACCGCGCCGGCGTGCCTTTAATCGAAATTGTTTCGGAACCGGATTTGCGCTCGGGCGCCGAAGCAGCCGAATACGGTCAAGAAATACGCCGGATCGTCCGCTATATCGGTGTTGGCGACGGGAATATGCAGGAAGGTTCCCTGCGGTGCGACGTGAATATTTCGGTGCGCCCCGTTGGTCGAAAAGAGTTCGGCACTAAGGTGGAAATTAAAAATATGAACTCTTTTAATGCGATCGAACGGGCGATCGACTACGAGATCGAGCGACAAATTGAAGCGATCGAAAATGGCGAAACTATCCTCCAAGAAACGCGGCTTTGGGATGAAAACAAGCAGTGTACTTTCAGTATGCGACTCAAGGAAGGTGCCAGCGATTATCGGTATTTCCCGGAACCGGATTTGCCTCCGATCGAGGTTTCCACCGAGCAATTGCACGATTGGAAAGCTCAACTCCCGGAATTGCCGGCCTCCAAGCGCCATCGCTATGAATCTGATCTCGCTCTTTCTCCCTACGACGCGCGGGTGCTGACTGACGACAAAGCGGTTGCTGAGTATTTTGAAAAGTCGATCGCCGCCGGTGCTGCGACTAAACAAGCTGCCAATTGGGTGATGGGCGATATCACTGCTTACCTGAAAAATCAGAAACTGGCGATCGCAGAAATTCCTTTCCAACCGCAGGATTTAGCCGAACTGCTGGCGCTAATTGATGCTGGCACCATCAGCGGCAAAATCGCTAAAGATATTTTGCCGGAGTTACTCGCAAGCGGCGGTTCGCCTCAGAAGTTGGTAGAAAGCAAGGGTTTGATTCAAATTTCGGATACAGGGGCGATCGATCGGGCGATCGATGCCGCGATCGCCGCTAATCCCAAGGAGCTCGAACAGTATCGCGCTGGCAAAACAAAACTGCTGGGTTTCTTTGTCGGTAAGGTGATGAAGGAAACGGGCGGCCGCGCCGATCCGAAATTGACCAATGAATTGCTGGCAGCCAAGCTTAACACCCCAGGCTGA
- a CDS encoding Uma2 family endonuclease has product MTFATAKRFSIAEYDRLAELGFFESDARFELIRGEIIKMAAKGRLHSVCNSRVFGKLYSLLEEIAIVRGQEPIILSDDTEPEPDVVIARNRSDDYVSSHPLAADILLVIEVSDSTLKYDRRTKLSLYAESGISDYWIFNLVDIQLEMYSEPYQKQTGGFDYRLKRVVLPNEVVVIPGFPELSLDLSAVFPPQVGA; this is encoded by the coding sequence ATGACTTTCGCTACTGCAAAACGATTCTCGATCGCCGAATATGACCGTTTGGCAGAACTGGGCTTTTTTGAGTCCGATGCTCGATTTGAATTGATTCGCGGAGAAATTATCAAAATGGCTGCCAAAGGTAGACTTCACTCGGTTTGTAACTCGCGGGTGTTTGGAAAATTGTATTCGCTGCTAGAAGAAATAGCGATTGTGCGCGGTCAGGAACCGATTATCTTGTCTGATGATACCGAACCAGAACCTGATGTAGTGATTGCCCGCAATCGCTCTGATGATTATGTATCTTCTCACCCTCTAGCTGCTGATATTTTGTTGGTAATTGAGGTTTCTGATTCTACTTTGAAGTACGATCGGAGAACAAAGTTATCTCTCTATGCTGAATCGGGGATTTCTGATTATTGGATATTTAATTTAGTAGATATTCAATTGGAAATGTACAGCGAACCTTATCAGAAACAAACAGGTGGTTTCGATTATCGACTCAAACGAGTGGTTTTACCGAATGAGGTTGTGGTAATTCCGGGTTTTCCAGAGTTGTCTCTCGATTTATCTGCGGTATTTCCGCCGCAGGTGGGTGCGTGA
- a CDS encoding pentapeptide repeat-containing protein: MSEQASDLIKQGILQYQAHQFEAALDSWQQALRLYQEVDDKRRSGAALGNMGVAYEGLGNYDRAIDCYQQHLLLAREIGDRRGEANALGNLGNACCARSDFSGAMDYQQQRLAIARETGDTRSELEALGNLAFACDADGNLPSAIECYQQQLSIARAHLDDRIERSALKSLKLAYKYLADYEKADEYRQQQLAIVRELFLTDKHQDFVQLAETVGLNPVEDFAGADLSGFDLNYADFNGADLRKTNLQSADLTLADLSGALLSFSNLIDATLCNANLRDAELSSANLSGADLRTKLPRANLTGANLSGANLSSAYLPNAILVNANLTNTDFKNADLSGVDLSGANLNGADLSRADLKNAVVKNANLTGCLGISEGVKVELRARGGIFE; encoded by the coding sequence ATGAGCGAACAAGCTAGCGATCTAATCAAGCAAGGGATTTTGCAATATCAGGCGCATCAATTTGAGGCGGCGCTGGATTCTTGGCAGCAAGCGCTGAGGCTGTATCAAGAAGTTGACGATAAACGCCGATCGGGTGCGGCGCTGGGTAATATGGGCGTGGCTTACGAAGGGCTGGGAAATTACGATCGCGCGATCGACTGTTACCAGCAGCATTTGCTGTTAGCGCGGGAAATTGGCGATCGCCGGGGCGAGGCGAATGCTTTGGGAAATCTGGGCAATGCTTGCTGTGCCCGCTCAGATTTTTCTGGTGCTATGGATTACCAGCAGCAGCGTTTGGCGATCGCGCGGGAGACGGGCGACACTCGCTCTGAATTGGAGGCTTTGGGCAATTTGGCTTTTGCTTGCGATGCAGATGGCAATTTACCCAGTGCGATCGAGTGTTATCAGCAGCAGTTGTCGATCGCGCGCGCCCACTTGGACGATCGCATCGAGCGCAGCGCTCTCAAGAGTTTGAAACTTGCTTACAAGTATTTAGCCGATTATGAGAAAGCCGACGAGTACCGGCAGCAGCAATTGGCGATCGTGCGAGAATTGTTTTTAACTGATAAACATCAGGATTTTGTCCAACTTGCAGAAACAGTTGGCTTGAATCCCGTCGAAGATTTTGCCGGAGCCGATTTAAGCGGTTTTGACTTGAATTATGCTGATTTTAATGGCGCAGATTTGCGTAAAACTAACCTCCAAAGTGCCGATTTAACCTTAGCGGATCTTAGCGGAGCTTTGCTGAGTTTTTCTAATTTAATCGATGCTACTTTGTGCAATGCTAATTTGCGGGATGCTGAACTCAGCAGCGCCAATTTGAGCGGTGCAGATTTGCGAACAAAGCTGCCGAGGGCAAATTTAACCGGGGCAAATTTAAGTGGCGCCAATTTGAGCAGTGCTTATTTGCCAAATGCAATTCTAGTCAATGCAAATTTAACAAATACTGATTTCAAGAATGCTGATTTGAGCGGTGTTGATTTGAGCGGTGCTAATTTAAATGGTGCTGATTTGAGCCGCGCCGATTTAAAAAATGCGGTGGTGAAAAATGCGAATCTTACTGGTTGTTTGGGGATTTCGGAAGGGGTAAAAGTTGAGTTGAGGGCGCGGGGCGGGATTTTTGAGTAA